A genomic segment from Gilvibacter sp. SZ-19 encodes:
- a CDS encoding S8 family peptidase, with amino-acid sequence MNMKKMILPALCSSLLLVACGGPAPLVSTPIGNIDAVPLKVEPLTEAQMKAWGAADLVADTIPGMSVDKAYAELLNKKKGQTVIVAVIDSGTDIEHEDLDDVIWVNKDEIPNNGKDDDNNGYVDDIHGWNFLGDIIGENMEYVRYLRKLGPKFEGKSEAAISAADRADYAIYKKAKAEYDKELADVQGNLTRYNSILGQVKPAHEAIAKRLGKEDYNAKDLQGISNPDPATQQQIGILSQMLNYADTVPDVIEQLEGGIEYFSGRLETHFNMTEDFRGVLGDNPDDWNDKSYGNNDVDGPSEDKEDVSHGTHVAGIIAAERNNGLGMNGVANNVEIMVLRAVPDGDEYDKDIALAIRYAADNGAKVINTSFGKYYSPHPEWVWDAIKYAASKDVLIVNAAGNEAFDLDGIQVYPNDQELDGSEIADNFITIGALHHDYGSEMVATFSNYGNTSVDVFAPGTKIWSTMPNNTYEYQQGTSMAAPAAAGVAAVIRSYYPSLTAAQVKDILMKSGLSSSQNVVLGGDSSNAQAFGEISKSGNMVNMYNAILMADKMAR; translated from the coding sequence ATGAATATGAAGAAGATGATCCTGCCAGCGTTATGTTCGTCGCTGTTATTGGTTGCCTGTGGCGGACCTGCCCCATTGGTTTCCACCCCAATTGGAAATATCGATGCCGTACCCCTAAAAGTGGAGCCGCTTACAGAGGCCCAAATGAAAGCTTGGGGTGCTGCGGACCTTGTTGCAGACACTATCCCTGGAATGAGTGTAGATAAAGCCTATGCAGAATTACTCAACAAGAAAAAGGGGCAAACGGTTATCGTTGCCGTTATAGATAGCGGAACCGATATTGAGCACGAAGACCTTGACGATGTGATCTGGGTGAACAAAGATGAGATCCCTAACAATGGGAAGGATGACGACAACAACGGTTATGTAGACGACATTCACGGTTGGAACTTCTTAGGTGATATCATTGGTGAGAACATGGAATATGTGCGCTATTTGCGCAAACTAGGCCCTAAGTTCGAAGGTAAATCCGAAGCAGCCATCAGTGCGGCAGACCGAGCCGATTACGCTATATACAAAAAGGCCAAGGCAGAATATGACAAAGAATTGGCAGATGTTCAAGGTAATTTAACCCGATACAACTCTATCTTGGGTCAAGTAAAACCTGCTCACGAAGCTATTGCTAAGCGCTTAGGCAAAGAAGACTACAACGCTAAAGACCTTCAGGGCATTTCAAACCCAGACCCAGCAACTCAGCAGCAAATTGGCATACTTTCCCAAATGCTAAACTATGCTGATACTGTGCCAGATGTGATTGAGCAATTGGAAGGCGGAATCGAATATTTCTCCGGCCGTTTGGAAACGCATTTCAACATGACCGAGGATTTTAGAGGTGTTTTGGGTGATAACCCAGACGACTGGAACGACAAGTCTTACGGAAATAACGATGTAGACGGTCCGTCTGAAGACAAAGAAGATGTATCTCACGGAACGCATGTGGCTGGTATCATTGCTGCAGAGCGCAACAACGGCCTCGGTATGAACGGGGTTGCGAACAATGTTGAGATCATGGTACTGCGCGCAGTGCCAGACGGTGACGAGTACGATAAAGACATCGCTTTGGCGATCCGCTATGCGGCAGACAATGGAGCAAAGGTGATCAACACTAGTTTTGGTAAGTATTATTCTCCACACCCTGAATGGGTTTGGGATGCCATTAAATATGCTGCTAGCAAAGACGTGCTGATCGTTAATGCTGCTGGTAATGAGGCTTTCGATCTGGATGGAATTCAAGTATACCCGAACGATCAGGAATTAGACGGTTCTGAGATCGCAGACAACTTTATCACCATTGGTGCATTGCACCACGACTACGGAAGTGAAATGGTTGCCACCTTTTCTAACTATGGTAACACTTCTGTAGATGTGTTTGCGCCTGGAACCAAGATCTGGTCTACCATGCCGAACAACACTTACGAGTATCAACAAGGAACTTCTATGGCGGCGCCAGCGGCTGCAGGAGTTGCTGCGGTTATCCGCTCCTATTACCCAAGCCTAACGGCTGCTCAAGTAAAAGATATCTTGATGAAAAGCGGTTTGAGCTCTTCACAAAATGTAGTGCTTGGAGGAGACAGCTCAAACGCTCAGGCCTTTGGAGAGATCTCCAAATCTGGGAATATGGTAAACATGTATAACGCCATTCTTATGGCAGATAAAATGGCTCGATAA
- a CDS encoding M1 family metallopeptidase yields MRNLVLLLLTCFALGSYAQNNTSYWQQKADYTMDIDFDVETHQYKGKQTIEYTNNSPDTLNRVFYHLYFNAFQPGSEMDVRSRTIADADPRVKDRISKLSPEEIGYIKPLKLTQNGMELNYEVVGTVMEVDLAEAILPGASTTFYMEWDAQVPVQIRRSGRYNAEGVAYSMTQWYPKLAEYDFQGWHAHPYIGREFHGVWGDWKVTLSIDKDFVVGGTGYLVGEPKTKRGKTTYVFDAPMVHDFTWAADPDYIHDTYQGANGVTLNFYYKKTMNEQSLKNWKELQPKTAELLEYFNTHIGTYPYKQYSVIQGGDGGMEYAMSTLITGERKFGSLVGVTAHEMAHSWFQFLLATNESIHEWMDEGFTSYISSEAMNEIMGENAENPHSGSYRGYIYLANSGKEQPLTTHADRYDINMAYGIAAYSKGAVFMAQLGYVIGKENLAKTIKRYYTDFVFKHPTPNDFIRVAEKVSGLELDWYLQDFGQTTNTIDYGIENIVATDSGTQVTLKRTGLMPMPIDLMVTYADGSKESFYIPLRMMRGMKDNPYSGVNRTVLEDWAWAYPTYVFEIPNNGRSIQSIEIDPSKLMADVSPDDNVKKL; encoded by the coding sequence ATGAGAAATTTAGTTTTACTGCTGCTGACTTGCTTTGCGCTGGGCAGCTATGCTCAGAATAACACTTCCTATTGGCAGCAAAAGGCCGATTATACCATGGACATCGACTTTGATGTTGAAACCCATCAGTATAAAGGAAAGCAAACCATTGAATACACGAACAATTCGCCAGACACGCTTAATCGTGTGTTCTATCATTTGTACTTCAACGCGTTTCAACCAGGCAGCGAAATGGACGTTCGTTCCAGAACCATTGCCGATGCAGATCCGCGAGTAAAAGATCGCATATCTAAACTCAGCCCAGAAGAGATCGGTTACATCAAACCCTTGAAACTGACTCAAAACGGTATGGAGCTCAACTATGAGGTTGTGGGTACGGTTATGGAGGTTGATCTGGCAGAGGCCATCTTGCCTGGAGCCAGTACCACTTTTTATATGGAATGGGATGCGCAAGTACCTGTACAGATCCGCAGAAGTGGACGCTATAATGCAGAAGGTGTAGCTTACTCTATGACGCAGTGGTACCCAAAATTAGCAGAATACGATTTTCAAGGCTGGCACGCTCACCCTTATATTGGACGCGAATTTCACGGTGTTTGGGGAGACTGGAAAGTCACTTTGAGTATCGATAAAGATTTCGTTGTGGGTGGTACCGGATACTTGGTCGGTGAACCTAAAACCAAGCGCGGCAAAACGACTTATGTTTTCGACGCTCCTATGGTCCATGACTTTACTTGGGCAGCAGATCCGGATTATATCCACGATACTTATCAAGGAGCTAATGGAGTTACGCTCAACTTCTACTACAAGAAAACCATGAACGAACAGAGTTTGAAGAATTGGAAAGAATTGCAGCCTAAAACTGCGGAGCTTTTAGAATACTTCAACACCCATATCGGAACCTATCCTTACAAGCAGTATTCTGTGATCCAAGGAGGAGACGGAGGAATGGAATACGCTATGAGCACTTTGATAACCGGAGAGCGTAAATTCGGCTCTTTAGTTGGTGTGACAGCTCACGAAATGGCGCACAGTTGGTTTCAATTCCTACTAGCGACCAACGAATCTATTCACGAATGGATGGATGAGGGCTTTACCTCTTACATTTCCAGCGAGGCGATGAATGAGATCATGGGAGAGAATGCCGAAAACCCACATTCAGGTTCGTACCGCGGTTATATTTACCTGGCAAACAGCGGCAAGGAACAACCCTTGACCACCCATGCAGATCGTTATGACATTAACATGGCTTACGGTATTGCTGCCTATAGTAAAGGCGCTGTGTTTATGGCACAGCTAGGTTATGTGATCGGGAAGGAGAATCTGGCCAAGACTATTAAGCGTTATTACACCGATTTTGTTTTTAAGCACCCAACGCCTAACGACTTTATTCGCGTAGCTGAAAAGGTTTCTGGTTTAGAGTTGGATTGGTACTTGCAAGACTTTGGACAAACAACCAATACTATAGATTACGGTATTGAAAATATAGTAGCTACAGACAGCGGAACACAGGTAACCCTTAAACGCACTGGGCTAATGCCAATGCCAATAGATCTAATGGTAACTTATGCCGATGGTTCTAAAGAGTCGTTCTATATTCCATTGCGCATGATGCGCGGCATGAAAGACAACCCATACTCTGGGGTGAATCGCACGGTCTTAGAAGACTGGGCTTGGGCATACCCAACCTACGTTTTCGAGATTCCTAACAACGGAAGGAGCATTCAGAGCATCGAGATCGATCCGTCTAAATTAATGGCGGACGTGAGTCCAGACGACAATGTAAAGAAGCTATAA
- a CDS encoding FtsX-like permease family protein, whose protein sequence is MNTPFYIAKRYLWSKSNNNAINKITRIAAIGVIVATAALYIVLSGFAGLRDFSLSFANVFDADLKVYPETGKTFTSDASLRQAILKTEGVLALSEIIEERVYLNFKGKNHIATIKGVDARYGSVVPIDSMLFINDWFRQGENEVVLGLTASVKLSLGTYDYSELLEIYAPKPGTGQILDPTQAFRKERVVVTGIYNVNEEVDDTFLFADVDLARRLLGYDENIVSGLEIKLDPGADPEAVKEALATLFGNPVDIKTRLQQNDALYKMLNTENVAVYLIFTLVLIIALFNVIGAIIMMILDKKGNLKTLQNMGLLGSEIRKIFYYQGFLLTAVSGVIGLALGFIIVWCQLQFGWVAITPTLPYPVKPTVLNALVVLVTMLVLGLIAANIASRNVNEKMLAKI, encoded by the coding sequence TTGAACACTCCTTTCTACATTGCTAAGCGATATCTGTGGAGCAAAAGCAATAACAACGCTATAAATAAGATCACGCGAATTGCCGCGATAGGCGTCATAGTTGCTACGGCTGCCTTGTATATTGTGCTTTCTGGTTTTGCTGGGCTTCGTGACTTTTCGCTGAGTTTTGCCAATGTTTTCGACGCCGACCTCAAGGTCTATCCCGAAACTGGGAAAACATTCACAAGTGATGCAAGTCTGCGACAGGCAATATTAAAGACAGAGGGGGTATTGGCCTTATCTGAAATTATAGAAGAGCGCGTTTACCTCAACTTTAAAGGAAAAAATCACATCGCCACTATAAAAGGAGTAGATGCACGTTATGGTTCTGTTGTCCCTATAGACAGCATGCTGTTCATTAACGATTGGTTTCGCCAAGGAGAAAATGAAGTGGTGCTCGGACTTACGGCTTCCGTAAAACTTTCTTTAGGCACTTATGATTACAGCGAGCTTTTAGAGATCTATGCCCCTAAGCCCGGTACGGGACAGATCTTGGACCCAACGCAGGCCTTTAGAAAAGAGCGGGTGGTAGTCACTGGTATTTATAATGTCAATGAGGAAGTAGATGACACCTTTCTTTTTGCAGATGTAGATCTGGCCAGGCGTTTATTAGGATATGATGAGAACATCGTGTCTGGCTTAGAGATCAAATTAGATCCAGGTGCCGACCCAGAAGCGGTCAAAGAAGCTCTAGCCACACTGTTTGGAAATCCTGTCGACATTAAAACCCGACTGCAACAGAACGACGCCCTTTACAAAATGCTCAATACAGAGAATGTAGCCGTATATCTCATCTTTACTTTAGTGCTTATCATTGCACTTTTCAATGTTATTGGCGCCATAATCATGATGATCTTAGACAAAAAAGGCAATTTAAAAACCCTGCAGAATATGGGTCTTTTGGGCAGTGAGATCCGCAAGATATTTTACTATCAAGGTTTCTTGCTCACTGCTGTTAGCGGCGTAATAGGGTTGGCGTTAGGTTTTATTATTGTATGGTGTCAGTTGCAATTCGGATGGGTGGCAATTACACCAACTTTACCCTACCCGGTTAAGCCCACGGTCTTGAACGCCCTAGTGGTTTTGGTCACCATGTTGGTGCTTGGGCTTATTGCGGCCAATATTGCCTCTAGAAATGTGAACGAGAAAATGCTTGCTAAGATCTAA
- the dusB gene encoding tRNA dihydrouridine synthase DusB, with translation MAKIGDIDVGEFPLLLAPMEDVSDPPFRALCKEQGADVVYTEFISSEGLIRDAAKSVIKLDIYEKERPVGIQIFGANMDSMLQSVDIVTASKPDIIDINFGCPVKKVVSKGAGAGILKDIDLMVKLTKAMVERTHLPITVKTRLGWDHDSIKIVEVAERLQDVGCKAISIHGRTRAQMYKGDADWRPIAEVKNNPRMHIPVFGNGDVNTPERAVEMRDEYGLDGAMIGRASIGYPWFFREVKHYFKTGQHLPPPTMQERVDAARRHLQMSIDWKGEKLGVFETRRHYTNYFKGIPHFKEYRSKMVTSDDSADVFATFDEVLERFGDFQFA, from the coding sequence ATGGCCAAGATAGGTGACATAGACGTAGGAGAATTTCCGTTGTTGCTCGCACCGATGGAAGATGTGAGCGATCCACCCTTTCGCGCCTTGTGCAAAGAGCAAGGGGCAGATGTGGTGTATACGGAGTTTATTTCCTCCGAAGGACTCATTAGAGACGCTGCCAAAAGTGTGATCAAGCTCGACATTTACGAGAAGGAACGTCCTGTTGGTATCCAGATCTTTGGAGCCAATATGGACTCCATGCTACAGTCCGTAGATATAGTGACTGCATCAAAGCCAGATATTATAGATATCAATTTTGGGTGTCCGGTGAAAAAGGTAGTCTCCAAAGGTGCCGGCGCAGGCATTTTGAAAGACATAGATCTGATGGTCAAGCTTACCAAGGCCATGGTTGAACGCACCCATTTACCTATTACTGTGAAAACTCGTTTAGGTTGGGATCACGACAGCATTAAGATCGTTGAGGTGGCCGAACGTTTACAAGATGTAGGTTGCAAAGCCATATCAATTCACGGCCGTACGCGTGCGCAGATGTATAAAGGCGATGCAGATTGGCGCCCAATTGCCGAGGTAAAGAACAACCCACGCATGCATATTCCTGTCTTTGGAAACGGAGACGTAAACACCCCGGAGCGCGCCGTAGAAATGCGCGATGAGTACGGTTTGGATGGAGCCATGATCGGAAGAGCAAGTATAGGTTATCCTTGGTTCTTTAGAGAGGTAAAGCACTACTTTAAAACCGGACAACATTTACCGCCTCCTACTATGCAAGAGCGCGTGGACGCAGCCAGACGCCACCTACAAATGTCTATCGATTGGAAAGGGGAGAAGCTGGGCGTTTTTGAAACCCGCAGACACTACACCAATTATTTTAAAGGAATACCGCACTTTAAGGAGTACCGATCTAAAATGGTGACCAGTGATGATTCTGCAGATGTTTTTGCAACCTTCGATGAGGTCCTGGAGCGTTTTGGTGACTTTCAGTTTGCTTAG
- the rbfA gene encoding 30S ribosome-binding factor RbfA gives MNENNRQKKIAGILQSDIATLIQKMLREAGQTQLVVSVTKVNVTVDLSIAKVYLSIFPAAHAKAMMEEIKTVTPNIKHQLAQLTRDQLRKMPDLIFYLDDSLEYIESIDKALEGEVDPVKNPDLLGKRKKS, from the coding sequence ATGAATGAAAACAATCGGCAGAAAAAAATAGCAGGTATCCTGCAAAGTGACATTGCGACGCTCATTCAGAAAATGTTGCGGGAAGCGGGCCAAACCCAATTGGTGGTCTCTGTGACCAAGGTAAATGTTACCGTAGATCTGTCTATTGCAAAAGTATACCTGAGCATATTTCCGGCGGCTCACGCTAAAGCAATGATGGAAGAGATTAAAACGGTCACCCCTAACATCAAGCATCAGTTGGCCCAACTGACTCGCGACCAATTGCGCAAAATGCCGGACTTGATCTTTTACCTCGACGATTCTCTGGAGTATATCGAATCTATAGACAAAGCTCTAGAAGGCGAGGTTGACCCTGTTAAGAATCCTGATTTACTAGGGAAAAGAAAAAAGTCTTGA
- the lepA gene encoding translation elongation factor 4: MKHFRNFCIIAHIDHGKSTLADRLLEFTGAITQREKQDQLLDNMDLERERGITIKSHAIQMEYVYHGETYVLNLIDTPGHVDFSYEVSRSIAACEGALLVVDAAQSIQAQTISNLYLALENDLEIIPVLNKVDLPSANPEEVTDDIVDLLGCDAEEVIPASAKTGIGIEDILNAIIERIPAPEGDPEAPLQALIFDSVYNPFRGVETYFRVIDGEIRKGQQIKFMATGKTYFADEVGTLKLKQAPKQKVGAGDVGYLITGIKDARDVKVGDTITDAKQPTTKMIEGFEDVKPMVFAGIYPVDTEDYEELRNSMEKLQLNDASLVFQPESSAALGFGFRCGFLGMLHLEIIQERLEREFNMTVITTVPNVSYHAYTNKEPDEVILVNNPSDLPEPSTMNRVEEPYIKASIITKSDFVGPVMSLCIEKRGQITNQNYLTPERVELSFDMPLAEIVFDFYDRLKTVSKGYASFDYAPIGMRTSNLVKVDVLLNGNTVDALSALLHKDNAYDIGKKMCEKLKELIPRQQFDIPIQAAIGAKIIARETVKALRKDVTAKCYGGDISRKRKLLEKQKKGKKRMRQVGNVEIPQEAFMAVLKLND, translated from the coding sequence ATGAAGCACTTTCGCAACTTTTGCATCATTGCACACATCGATCACGGCAAGTCTACCTTGGCCGATCGCCTGTTGGAATTTACCGGCGCTATAACCCAGCGCGAAAAACAGGACCAGCTCCTAGATAATATGGACCTGGAGCGCGAACGCGGGATCACCATTAAGAGTCATGCTATCCAGATGGAATACGTCTATCACGGCGAGACCTATGTCTTGAACCTGATCGACACTCCTGGCCACGTGGATTTTAGCTACGAGGTGTCTCGATCTATTGCTGCCTGCGAAGGAGCGCTACTTGTTGTAGATGCCGCACAGAGCATCCAAGCCCAGACCATCTCTAACTTGTACTTGGCTTTAGAGAACGATTTGGAGATCATTCCAGTGCTCAACAAAGTGGATCTACCGAGTGCAAACCCAGAAGAAGTTACAGACGATATAGTCGATCTTTTGGGCTGCGATGCAGAGGAGGTAATTCCTGCTAGTGCCAAGACTGGCATTGGTATAGAAGATATATTGAATGCAATCATTGAGCGCATTCCTGCTCCGGAGGGAGACCCCGAAGCGCCTTTACAGGCATTGATCTTTGACTCGGTCTACAATCCTTTCCGCGGCGTAGAAACTTACTTTAGAGTTATCGATGGTGAGATCCGCAAAGGGCAGCAGATCAAATTCATGGCTACGGGCAAAACTTATTTCGCAGACGAGGTGGGTACGCTTAAACTCAAACAAGCTCCGAAGCAAAAAGTAGGCGCAGGAGACGTGGGCTACCTCATTACGGGGATCAAAGATGCTCGCGATGTAAAAGTGGGTGATACCATTACCGACGCCAAGCAGCCAACCACTAAAATGATCGAAGGTTTTGAAGACGTAAAGCCAATGGTATTTGCTGGTATCTATCCGGTGGATACTGAAGATTACGAAGAACTGAGAAACTCCATGGAAAAGTTGCAGCTCAACGATGCTTCGCTAGTTTTCCAACCAGAGAGTTCTGCGGCTCTTGGTTTTGGATTCCGCTGCGGATTCTTGGGAATGCTTCACTTGGAGATCATTCAAGAGCGCTTAGAGCGCGAATTCAATATGACAGTGATCACCACGGTGCCTAACGTGTCGTATCACGCCTACACCAATAAGGAACCCGATGAGGTCATTTTAGTGAACAATCCGTCCGATCTGCCAGAGCCTTCTACCATGAACCGTGTAGAAGAGCCATATATAAAAGCAAGTATCATAACCAAGTCAGACTTTGTTGGCCCGGTGATGAGCCTGTGTATCGAAAAGCGCGGCCAGATCACCAATCAGAATTACTTGACTCCAGAGCGCGTAGAATTGTCATTCGATATGCCTTTGGCGGAGATCGTATTTGATTTTTACGACCGTCTTAAAACGGTTTCTAAAGGATATGCGTCCTTTGATTACGCGCCTATTGGGATGCGCACCTCTAATCTTGTAAAAGTAGACGTTCTCCTAAACGGAAATACTGTTGATGCCCTTTCGGCCCTCTTGCATAAAGACAACGCCTACGACATCGGTAAAAAGATGTGTGAGAAGCTAAAGGAGCTTATTCCAAGACAGCAATTTGACATTCCGATTCAGGCTGCTATTGGAGCAAAGATCATTGCTCGTGAAACAGTAAAAGCGCTTAGAAAAGACGTTACCGCCAAGTGTTATGGTGGTGATATTTCCCGTAAAAGAAAGCTTTTAGAAAAGCAGAAAAAAGGAAAGAAGCGAATGCGTCAGGTGGGTAATGTTGAAATTCCTCAGGAAGCCTTTATGGCAGTATTGAAGCTCAACGACTAG
- a CDS encoding MBL fold metallo-hydrolase — translation MTLYPIESGNFKLDGGAMFGVVPKSLWSRTNPADANNMIDMAARCLLIEDGDRLILIDTGMGNKQSEKFFGYYYLWGDYSLEKSLAKHGFHPDDITDVFMTHLHFDHCGGSVVWNADKSGYRPAFKNAKYWTNRSHWDWAVHPNAREKASFLKENIMPLEESGQLHFVQPGNLPFSSSSELGFGILFADGHTEKQMIPHIQYKGKTLVFMADLLPTAGHVPLPYVMGYDTRPLLTLDEKAAFLDKAATEEFYLFLEHDPYHEIITVKHTEKGVRFDQAYTFNNLFN, via the coding sequence ATGACCCTCTACCCTATTGAATCCGGAAATTTTAAGTTAGATGGTGGTGCCATGTTCGGAGTGGTTCCTAAGTCGCTTTGGTCGCGAACCAACCCAGCCGACGCCAACAATATGATCGATATGGCCGCCCGCTGTTTACTTATCGAAGATGGCGATCGTCTGATACTTATCGATACCGGTATGGGTAATAAACAGTCGGAGAAATTCTTTGGCTATTATTATCTCTGGGGCGATTATAGTTTGGAAAAATCTTTGGCCAAACACGGTTTTCATCCAGACGACATTACCGATGTATTCATGACACATTTGCACTTTGATCACTGCGGAGGTTCGGTGGTCTGGAACGCAGACAAGAGCGGCTACAGACCGGCCTTTAAAAATGCTAAATACTGGACCAACAGATCGCATTGGGATTGGGCGGTGCATCCAAACGCGAGAGAGAAGGCCTCGTTTTTAAAAGAGAACATCATGCCTTTGGAAGAAAGCGGTCAATTGCACTTTGTTCAGCCTGGGAATCTTCCGTTCAGCAGTAGTAGCGAATTGGGCTTTGGAATACTTTTTGCCGATGGACATACCGAAAAGCAAATGATTCCGCACATTCAATACAAAGGAAAGACCTTGGTGTTTATGGCAGATCTGTTGCCAACAGCAGGTCATGTGCCGCTACCCTATGTAATGGGTTATGATACCCGCCCACTTTTGACCTTAGATGAAAAAGCGGCCTTTTTAGACAAAGCCGCGACAGAAGAGTTCTATTTGTTTTTAGAGCACGACCCTTATCACGAAATTATTACGGTTAAACACACCGAAAAAGGTGTGCGTTTTGACCAAGCCTATACATTTAACAATCTATTTAATTAA
- a CDS encoding sodium:proton antiporter: MIELAGIIVLGILAQWVAWKFKIPAILPLILIGLFVGPISTLISEDGTQWIQPIYNGDKGLFPNQHLFNFVSLAIGIILFEGGLTLKRGEVSKIGPVIGKLISLGSIVTFAGAGLAAHYIFGLDWRISFLFSSLIIVTGPTVITPILRNIPLKKDVSAVLKWEGILIDPIGALVAVLVFEFISVGGDAGYTKQALVEFGKIVLIGFAFGISGGYALYYAIKKKFIPHYLLNVVALSVVLLIFVESDVFAHESGLLAVVVMGMFLGNSDLPNLKELLYFKESLSVLLISILFILLAANISLDDLLLVYTWETAALLAVIVFVLRPVGVFMSTIGSSLKTNEKLFISWVGPRGIVAAGIASLFGTKLVEQGIRGAEYITPLVFAVVLATVLLNAATARLFARLVGVFLTTSESIIIVGASKPSRVIGKYLKKNKRDVVLIDTNANNINLARELGLDSLNANIYEGDLTDNIEFNDVGYLIAMTGNDEINRYALTKYSATLGENGSFRLMSDEERKKGLQNGSAPSEVLSTTHDYADLTRVANEFPSIQEIDIDSAAVFQRLLDYIYDHKDMVALFLKAPDGELSFITNPSEMEVEEGSQLAYLGKTIDVESVLQNGSNN; the protein is encoded by the coding sequence ATGATAGAATTAGCAGGGATAATCGTTTTAGGGATTTTGGCCCAATGGGTGGCCTGGAAATTTAAGATTCCAGCCATTTTGCCATTGATCCTGATCGGACTTTTTGTAGGGCCGATCTCCACCCTGATCTCCGAAGACGGCACCCAGTGGATTCAGCCAATTTACAACGGCGACAAGGGGCTGTTCCCCAATCAGCACTTGTTCAATTTTGTGTCCTTGGCAATTGGGATCATCCTCTTTGAAGGCGGCTTGACCTTAAAGCGCGGAGAGGTTTCTAAAATAGGTCCGGTTATCGGAAAGCTCATAAGTTTGGGCTCCATTGTGACCTTTGCCGGAGCTGGTTTGGCAGCGCATTATATCTTCGGATTAGACTGGCGCATTAGTTTTTTATTCTCGTCTTTGATCATCGTTACAGGGCCAACAGTGATCACTCCTATTCTGAGAAATATCCCACTTAAAAAAGATGTCTCGGCAGTATTGAAATGGGAGGGAATTTTGATCGATCCTATAGGCGCCTTGGTAGCCGTATTGGTCTTTGAGTTCATTAGTGTTGGGGGCGATGCCGGTTACACCAAGCAAGCTTTGGTAGAATTCGGGAAGATCGTGCTCATTGGTTTTGCCTTTGGTATTTCTGGCGGATACGCACTGTACTATGCCATTAAAAAGAAATTTATTCCGCACTACTTGCTCAATGTGGTGGCTCTTTCTGTGGTGCTTCTCATTTTTGTGGAGAGCGATGTTTTTGCCCACGAATCAGGACTGTTGGCGGTAGTGGTCATGGGAATGTTCTTAGGAAATAGTGATTTGCCCAACCTTAAGGAACTGCTTTATTTTAAAGAATCGCTCAGTGTTTTACTGATCTCTATTCTGTTCATCTTATTGGCGGCTAATATTTCTTTAGACGACCTCTTATTGGTATACACTTGGGAAACAGCAGCCCTTTTGGCTGTGATAGTCTTTGTGTTGCGTCCGGTTGGGGTTTTTATGTCTACCATTGGCAGCAGTTTAAAAACCAACGAAAAACTCTTTATTTCTTGGGTGGGGCCTCGCGGTATTGTAGCTGCGGGTATCGCTTCGCTTTTTGGAACCAAATTGGTGGAACAAGGAATTCGCGGGGCTGAATATATCACACCACTTGTCTTTGCTGTGGTTTTGGCCACGGTATTGCTCAATGCGGCAACCGCCCGCCTTTTTGCCCGATTGGTAGGTGTGTTTCTAACTACTTCGGAGTCGATCATTATAGTCGGAGCCTCTAAACCGTCTCGAGTTATCGGGAAATACCTAAAAAAGAACAAGCGCGATGTCGTTTTAATTGACACCAACGCAAACAACATCAACTTGGCGCGTGAACTTGGGTTGGATTCTTTGAACGCTAACATTTACGAAGGCGATCTAACCGACAATATCGAATTTAACGACGTGGGTTATCTCATTGCCATGACCGGGAATGACGAGATCAATAGATATGCACTAACAAAGTATAGCGCAACGCTCGGGGAGAACGGCTCCTTTAGATTGATGAGTGATGAAGAACGCAAAAAGGGGCTGCAAAATGGCAGCGCCCCAAGCGAGGTGCTTTCTACCACGCACGACTATGCCGACCTTACAAGAGTGGCCAATGAGTTTCCTTCTATTCAGGAGATCGATATAGATTCTGCGGCTGTTTTCCAGCGCCTATTAGATTATATATACGACCACAAGGATATGGTTGCCCTGTTCTTAAAAGCTCCGGATGGGGAGCTGAGCTTTATTACCAATCCTTCTGAGATGGAGGTGGAAGAAGGTTCACAACTCGCCTATTTAGGTAAAACCATCGATGTAGAAAGCGTGCTTCAAAACGGGTCGAACAACTAG